One Ignavibacterium sp. DNA segment encodes these proteins:
- a CDS encoding UvrD-helicase domain-containing protein, with amino-acid sequence MHQFKDLNSAQLEAVEYIEGPQIIVAGAGSGKTKVLTYKIAYLLKKNFSPESILALTFTNKAANEMKSRIKELIGKKADNLWMGTFHSIFAKILRTEAKHINYKSNFSIYDTIDSLSLVSNIMTDLNIDLDKFTPNSVRHRISFLKNYMITPEEYRKNQVKSFLEEKISEVFFEYQKRLVEFNAMDFDDLLLKPIELFNEKKSIHQKYKSRFEYLLVDEFQDTNKAQYELLKLLVSKNGLISVVGDDAQSIYSWRGANIGNMQDFRKDFPKFKLFKLEQNYRSTKMILKAADSVIKNNAEQVPKTLWTENEEGEPVMLLKCADEKDEASQIAKYIKQDASKKKISFKDFAILYRTNAQSRAMEDIFRKEKIPYTIIGGLEFYKRKEVKDVVAYLRVISNQNDEESLLRIMNFPQRGIGSTTIVRMIAFARKHNITLFQTMGRVFEVIDIKERIQKNVKQFKTLLDKYISLKDKLSVGELTRAMVDELALIRMFKEEGTQESLQRMENINQLLASLNEFSEVNTEAKLEEFLEEVSLIADVDNYKEDKNCVTLLTVHSAKGLEWPIVFVSGCEEEVFPIANKFLSDASVSEERRLFYVALTRAQKKAYITHARSRYRFGEVAYQSRSRFIDELDPKTYKELNGGFNRKANRKTKKEMYYEYFEKVDYESFDNDGTTLKIGSRVMHDKFGLGKVIDVTGAGDMTKATVHFEGNNVKQLMLKFAKLKVL; translated from the coding sequence ATGCATCAATTTAAGGATTTAAATTCTGCTCAATTAGAAGCAGTAGAATATATTGAGGGACCTCAAATTATTGTTGCAGGCGCAGGTTCCGGTAAAACAAAAGTTCTTACCTATAAAATAGCTTATTTATTAAAGAAGAATTTTTCACCAGAATCTATATTGGCTCTTACCTTTACAAATAAAGCTGCTAATGAAATGAAGAGCAGGATTAAAGAGCTTATAGGCAAAAAAGCTGATAATTTATGGATGGGGACTTTTCATTCAATATTCGCAAAGATATTGCGAACTGAAGCAAAACATATCAATTATAAAAGTAACTTTTCTATATACGATACTATTGATTCACTTTCACTTGTATCGAATATTATGACAGATCTGAATATTGATCTGGATAAATTTACACCAAACTCAGTACGTCATCGAATAAGTTTTCTAAAAAACTATATGATTACGCCTGAAGAATACCGGAAAAATCAGGTTAAATCATTTCTTGAGGAAAAAATTTCAGAAGTATTCTTTGAATATCAGAAGCGTTTGGTGGAATTTAATGCCATGGATTTTGATGATCTGCTTTTGAAACCAATAGAGCTTTTTAATGAAAAGAAGAGTATTCATCAAAAGTATAAATCACGATTTGAATATCTGCTGGTTGATGAGTTTCAGGATACTAATAAAGCCCAGTATGAATTGTTAAAACTGTTAGTATCTAAAAATGGATTGATCTCTGTAGTTGGTGATGATGCACAAAGTATTTATAGCTGGAGAGGTGCTAATATTGGCAATATGCAGGATTTCAGAAAGGATTTTCCAAAGTTCAAATTATTTAAACTTGAGCAGAATTACAGATCTACAAAGATGATACTGAAAGCTGCTGATTCTGTGATTAAAAATAATGCTGAACAAGTTCCTAAAACTTTATGGACTGAGAATGAAGAAGGCGAACCTGTAATGCTTCTTAAGTGTGCTGATGAAAAAGATGAAGCATCTCAGATTGCTAAATATATCAAGCAGGATGCTTCAAAGAAAAAAATATCCTTTAAAGATTTTGCAATTTTATATCGCACAAATGCTCAATCTCGGGCAATGGAGGATATTTTCCGAAAAGAAAAAATACCTTATACGATTATTGGCGGTCTGGAGTTTTATAAACGCAAAGAAGTTAAAGATGTAGTTGCTTATTTAAGAGTAATTTCCAACCAGAATGATGAAGAAAGTTTGCTTAGGATTATGAACTTTCCTCAAAGAGGCATCGGCAGTACTACAATTGTCCGTATGATTGCATTTGCACGAAAACATAATATTACTTTATTTCAGACTATGGGAAGAGTGTTTGAAGTAATTGATATAAAAGAAAGAATTCAGAAAAATGTAAAACAATTCAAAACACTTTTAGATAAGTACATTTCATTAAAGGATAAACTATCAGTTGGCGAGCTTACAAGGGCAATGGTTGATGAGCTGGCTCTGATACGCATGTTTAAAGAAGAGGGAACTCAGGAATCACTGCAGCGTATGGAAAATATTAATCAACTGCTTGCTTCCTTAAATGAATTTTCTGAAGTCAATACAGAAGCTAAACTGGAAGAATTTCTGGAGGAAGTTTCTCTGATTGCAGATGTTGATAATTATAAAGAGGATAAAAATTGTGTTACACTTTTAACTGTTCACTCTGCAAAAGGTTTAGAGTGGCCAATCGTGTTTGTCAGCGGATGTGAAGAAGAGGTTTTTCCTATTGCAAACAAATTTTTGTCAGACGCATCAGTAAGTGAAGAAAGAAGATTATTTTATGTGGCATTAACCCGTGCACAGAAAAAAGCTTATATCACACATGCAAGATCTCGTTACAGATTTGGCGAAGTAGCTTATCAAAGCAGATCAAGATTTATTGATGAACTTGATCCTAAGACCTATAAAGAACTTAATGGCGGGTTTAACCGAAAAGCTAATCGTAAAACAAAAAAAGAAATGTATTATGAATATTTTGAAAAAGTTGATTACGAAAGTTTTGATAATGATGGTACAACTCTAAAGATTGGAAGCAGAGTAATGCATGATAAATTTGGATTAGGAAAAGTTATTGATGTTACCGGAGCTGGAGATATGACTAAAGCAACAGTTCATTTTGAAGGAAACAATGTTAAACAATTAATGCTTAAATTTGCTAAGCTTAAAGTATTATAA